A window of the Microplitis mediator isolate UGA2020A chromosome 5, iyMicMedi2.1, whole genome shotgun sequence genome harbors these coding sequences:
- the LOC130668110 gene encoding 2-phosphoxylose phosphatase 1 isoform X1 produces MLTEMVRLSYQHRAFYCYVILSIWIFLLVAGMYKYIGNNENSSVQSKPLSSDVPVREFARHFKPDIKNKRIFKLCNPPDDIKSGAEGKIDGNFTLEGVIIFIRHGDRGPLSHIRNISTVNCAGDFSSDPRLESIYENYHNFILNSTAYPQSSWSQFLGPFHGFPMLPSNVRECKIGELTTLGIGQLLKTGLILRNAYYNKLNLGNSTLSSRDVIVYSTRYRRTVQSAIALLYSFLLENEVFQNFGKITMRESSSLTFCNTDCACPTAEKFFKQYNKETNDRLKSHPAVIELIKQASNIVFEMPDQAQTKHPDTLKDALLTYICHGSSLPCVNYDSQRVCVKTDQVTGLFAYIEWESRLNIKSSSRRKYGLLRAYGLLRNVVSHMVQMISESKPKIVLFSGHDKTLEYLTSALGIVVDHAISPHYASRFVIEICRANSKNENHVANDFYFRVIVNGKDVTQTITFCKNSNYYSASYGDKNDEGDFLKREYKLCPIEAIIRQLHDDYFLPFNATNFKDACLNQ; encoded by the exons atGCTCACAGAAATGGTTCGTCTCTCTTACCAACATCGTGCTTTTTATTGCTATGTTATACTCAGTATTTGGATATTCCTTCTCGTTGCTG gcATGTACAAATACATCGGGAACAATGAAAACAGTTCTGTTCAAAGTAAACCACTGAGTAGTGATGTACCGGTTCGTGAATTCGCACGACATTTTAAGccagatattaaaaataaaagaatatttaaattgtgtaatccACCGGATGACATCAAAAGTGGAGCagaag gtaAAATTGATGGAAATTTTACTCTAGAAGgagtaattatatttatccgTCATGGAGATCGCGGACCATTATCACATATACGTAATATCAGTACAGTCAACTGCGCGGGTGACTTTAGTTCGGACCCACGTCTCGAAAGTATTTAcgaaaattatcataattttatacTCAATTCGACGGCATACCCGCAGTCATCTTGGTCCCAATTTTTGGGTCCATTTCACGGGTTTCCTATGCTGCCTAGTAATGTAAGGGAATGTAAAATAGGGGAACTCACGACTCTCGGTATCGGACAATTACTCAAGACTGGATTGATACTCAGAAATGCGTATTACAATAAACTTAATCTCGGTAATAGTACACTGTCATCTAGAGATGTTATTGTCTATAGCACGAGATATCGGAGAACTGTACAAAGTGCCATAGCTCttctttattcatttttgCTTGAGAACGAAGTCTTCCAAAATTTcggaaaaattacaatgcgtGAGAGTTCAAGCCTTACTTTTTGTAACACTGATTGTGCGTGTCCTActgctgaaaaatttttcaaacaatacAACAAG gAAACAAACGATCGTTTAAAATCCCATCCAGCGGttatagaattaataaaacaagcGTCAAATATTGTGTTCGAAATGCCGGATCAAGCGCAAACAAAGCATCCAGACACGCTCAAAGATGCATtgttaacatatatatgtcaTGGATCATCACTTCCATGTGTTAATTACGATAGCCAGCGTGTTTGTGTTAAAACAGACCAGGTTACCGGACTGTTTGCTTACATTGAATGGGAATCACGTCTCAATATCAAGAGCTCGAGTCGTCGGAAATACGGACTCTTGAGAGCCTACGGTTTATTGAGAAACGTCGTCTCGCATATGGTACAAATGATTTCTGAATCAAAGCCAAAAATCGTCCTGTTTTCCGGTCACGATAAAACCCTCGAGTACTTAACGAGTGCTCTTGGTATTGTCGTCGATCACGCCATTTCGCCCCACTACGCGTCCCGTTTTGTCATTGAAATTTGTCGCgctaattcaaaaaatgaaaatcacGTTGCTAATGACTTTTACTTTCGCGTGATCGTAAACGGCAAAGATGTAACGCAGACCATAAcgttttgtaaaaattctaattattataGCGCGAGTTACGGTGACAAAAATGATGAgggtgattttttaaaaagggAATACAAACTGTGTCCTATTGAAGCCATCATACGTCAGTTACACGACGATTATTTTCTTCCCTTCAATGCAACTAATTTTAAAGACGCTTGTTTGAATCAATGA
- the LOC130668110 gene encoding 2-phosphoxylose phosphatase 1 isoform X2 — protein sequence MVRLSYQHRAFYCYVILSIWIFLLVAGMYKYIGNNENSSVQSKPLSSDVPVREFARHFKPDIKNKRIFKLCNPPDDIKSGAEGKIDGNFTLEGVIIFIRHGDRGPLSHIRNISTVNCAGDFSSDPRLESIYENYHNFILNSTAYPQSSWSQFLGPFHGFPMLPSNVRECKIGELTTLGIGQLLKTGLILRNAYYNKLNLGNSTLSSRDVIVYSTRYRRTVQSAIALLYSFLLENEVFQNFGKITMRESSSLTFCNTDCACPTAEKFFKQYNKETNDRLKSHPAVIELIKQASNIVFEMPDQAQTKHPDTLKDALLTYICHGSSLPCVNYDSQRVCVKTDQVTGLFAYIEWESRLNIKSSSRRKYGLLRAYGLLRNVVSHMVQMISESKPKIVLFSGHDKTLEYLTSALGIVVDHAISPHYASRFVIEICRANSKNENHVANDFYFRVIVNGKDVTQTITFCKNSNYYSASYGDKNDEGDFLKREYKLCPIEAIIRQLHDDYFLPFNATNFKDACLNQ from the exons ATGGTTCGTCTCTCTTACCAACATCGTGCTTTTTATTGCTATGTTATACTCAGTATTTGGATATTCCTTCTCGTTGCTG gcATGTACAAATACATCGGGAACAATGAAAACAGTTCTGTTCAAAGTAAACCACTGAGTAGTGATGTACCGGTTCGTGAATTCGCACGACATTTTAAGccagatattaaaaataaaagaatatttaaattgtgtaatccACCGGATGACATCAAAAGTGGAGCagaag gtaAAATTGATGGAAATTTTACTCTAGAAGgagtaattatatttatccgTCATGGAGATCGCGGACCATTATCACATATACGTAATATCAGTACAGTCAACTGCGCGGGTGACTTTAGTTCGGACCCACGTCTCGAAAGTATTTAcgaaaattatcataattttatacTCAATTCGACGGCATACCCGCAGTCATCTTGGTCCCAATTTTTGGGTCCATTTCACGGGTTTCCTATGCTGCCTAGTAATGTAAGGGAATGTAAAATAGGGGAACTCACGACTCTCGGTATCGGACAATTACTCAAGACTGGATTGATACTCAGAAATGCGTATTACAATAAACTTAATCTCGGTAATAGTACACTGTCATCTAGAGATGTTATTGTCTATAGCACGAGATATCGGAGAACTGTACAAAGTGCCATAGCTCttctttattcatttttgCTTGAGAACGAAGTCTTCCAAAATTTcggaaaaattacaatgcgtGAGAGTTCAAGCCTTACTTTTTGTAACACTGATTGTGCGTGTCCTActgctgaaaaatttttcaaacaatacAACAAG gAAACAAACGATCGTTTAAAATCCCATCCAGCGGttatagaattaataaaacaagcGTCAAATATTGTGTTCGAAATGCCGGATCAAGCGCAAACAAAGCATCCAGACACGCTCAAAGATGCATtgttaacatatatatgtcaTGGATCATCACTTCCATGTGTTAATTACGATAGCCAGCGTGTTTGTGTTAAAACAGACCAGGTTACCGGACTGTTTGCTTACATTGAATGGGAATCACGTCTCAATATCAAGAGCTCGAGTCGTCGGAAATACGGACTCTTGAGAGCCTACGGTTTATTGAGAAACGTCGTCTCGCATATGGTACAAATGATTTCTGAATCAAAGCCAAAAATCGTCCTGTTTTCCGGTCACGATAAAACCCTCGAGTACTTAACGAGTGCTCTTGGTATTGTCGTCGATCACGCCATTTCGCCCCACTACGCGTCCCGTTTTGTCATTGAAATTTGTCGCgctaattcaaaaaatgaaaatcacGTTGCTAATGACTTTTACTTTCGCGTGATCGTAAACGGCAAAGATGTAACGCAGACCATAAcgttttgtaaaaattctaattattataGCGCGAGTTACGGTGACAAAAATGATGAgggtgattttttaaaaagggAATACAAACTGTGTCCTATTGAAGCCATCATACGTCAGTTACACGACGATTATTTTCTTCCCTTCAATGCAACTAATTTTAAAGACGCTTGTTTGAATCAATGA
- the LOC130668246 gene encoding neuropeptide-like 1 isoform X2 — MPSSRHFTSLLLILFAIIVDQLQLPLVTCQEEEDMQCLPRKTFLAFLRLPEVSSNLAAYSRSARIIQDARNDFMHLKALSSEDTSDDTKICFPAEVYYEIFSDPTMRAHLSVIERAQRMVENPEHDAVNFETEKRSIATLAKNDDLPASIQDRYQGEDDDEKRSQSSMSPDEILKMYVGHTPEELGKSAEDIINEYTLPNGEIDVESLSRDFHSTKRNVAALARDYALPSGRRNSASADSQQSSLHGDKRNIAMLARDRLLPKGYKRNIGSLGRVYIVPSYQGKRNIATLARDSMLPMGKRYLGALVKSGGYPYIYNKRNIASLARNGLYNYVKRNIGTLARDWNLPQSRHSRSLNEKELGAARIDLDNLQRIDSTKHNDDHHARNHDFDLNKLSKGFKLNKNKNNNKSILEGELVDAKNKSRSKRQIDYSEEYPLPVMQNANVLDYDDFMEALIADYPIAEKRFMGAGTATSERHENGDVNDDGTDDDKAIKQTLMGYQDVYQPSRIPQMGPRPTTPPTRRLGR, encoded by the exons ATGCCGAGTAGTAGACACTTTACTAGTTTATTACTTATTCTTTTTGCTATTATTGTTGATCAACTGCAATTACCTTTg gtAACATGTCAAGAAGAGGAAGACATGCAATGTTTGCCACGCAAAACGTTTCTAGCGTTTCTTCGGTTGCCGGAAGTTAGTTCAAATTTAGCAGCATATTCAAGATCCGCGCGTATAATACAAGACGCGCGGAATGACTTTATGCATTTGAAGGCTTTGAGTTCGGAAGACACGAGCGACGACACTAAAATATGTTTCCCTGCTGAAGTTTACTACGAAATCTTTAGCGATCCGACAATGCGCGCTCATTTGAGTGTAATCGAGCGCGCACAGAGGATGGTCGAAAATCCAGAGCATGATGCGGTCAATTTTGAAACGGAAAAAAGGAGTATTGCAACTCTTgctaaaaatgatgatttacCAGCTTCTATACAAGATCGTTATCAAGGggaagatgatgatgaaaaaCGCAGTCAATCaag tatGAGTCCtgatgaaatattaaaaatgtatgttGGACATACACCTGAAGAATTAGGAAAAAGCGCAGAAGacataataaatgaatatacaTTACCAAATGGTGAAATAGACGTCGAATCATTGTCACGTGATTTCCACAGTACTAAACGTAACGTCGCAGCATTGGCTCGTGATTACGCACTACCGTCAGGACGAAGAAACAGCGCATCTGCAGATTCCCAACAGTCATCATTACACGGCGATAAACGTAACATCGCAATGCTCGCACGGGACAGATTACTCCCAAAAGGTTATAAACGTAACATCGGCTCTCTCGGACGGGTGTACATCGTACCTTCTTATCAAGGCAAACGTAACATCGCAACCCTTGCTCGGGACTCAATGTTACCTATGGGCAAACGTTACCTCGGCGCTCTTGTTAAATCTGGCGGGTATCCTTACATCTACAACAAAAGAAATATCGCTTCATTAGCAAGAAACGGACTTTACAATTACGTTAAACGTAACATTGGAACTTTAGCTCGCGATTGGAACTTACCGCAATCACGACACAGTCGCTCCTTAAATGAGAAGGAGTTGGGTGCAGCACGCATTGATTTAGATAATTTACAGCGAATTGATTCGACAAAACACAATGACGATCATCATGCTCGTAATCAtgattttgatttaaacaaaTTGAGTAAAGGATTCAAgttaaataagaataaaaacaacaacaaaagtATTTTGGAAGGTGAATTAGTTGatgctaaaaataaatcacgtAGTAAGAGACAAATTGATTATTCAGAAGAATATCCATTACCTGTAATGCAAAACGCCAATGTATTAGATTATGACGATTTTATGGAAGCACTTATTGCTGACTATCCAATTGCCGAAAAAAGATTTATgg GAGCAGGTACTGCGACTTCAGAGCGGCACGAAAATGGTGACGTCAATGACGACGGGACAGACGACGATAAAGCAATAAAGCAGACGTTGATGGGTTATCAGGACGTGTATCAACCAA gCAGGATTCCCCAGATGGGCCCACGTCCCACGACACCCCCAACCCGCCGACTAGGTCGTTAG
- the LOC130668246 gene encoding neuropeptide-like 1 isoform X3 yields MPSSRHFTSLLLILFAIIVDQLQLPLVTCQEEEDMQCLPRKTFLAFLRLPEVSSNLAAYSRSARIIQDARNDFMHLKALSSEDTSDDTKICFPAEVYYEIFSDPTMRAHLSVIERAQRMVENPEHDAVNFETEKRSIATLAKNDDLPASIQDRYQGEDDDEKRSQSSMSPDEILKMYVGHTPEELGKSAEDIINEYTLPNGEIDVESLSRDFHSTKRNVAALARDYALPSGRRNSASADSQQSSLHGDKRNIAMLARDRLLPKGYKRNIGSLGRVYIVPSYQGKRNIATLARDSMLPMGKRYLGALVKSGGYPYIYNKRNIASLARNGLYNYVKRNIGTLARDWNLPQSRHSRSLNEKELGAARIDLDNLQRIDSTKHNDDHHARNHDFDLNKLSKGFKLNKNKNNNKSILEGELVDAKNKSRSKRQIDYSEEYPLPVMQNANVLDYDDFMEALIADYPIAEKRFMGRIPQMGPRPTTPPTRRLGR; encoded by the exons ATGCCGAGTAGTAGACACTTTACTAGTTTATTACTTATTCTTTTTGCTATTATTGTTGATCAACTGCAATTACCTTTg gtAACATGTCAAGAAGAGGAAGACATGCAATGTTTGCCACGCAAAACGTTTCTAGCGTTTCTTCGGTTGCCGGAAGTTAGTTCAAATTTAGCAGCATATTCAAGATCCGCGCGTATAATACAAGACGCGCGGAATGACTTTATGCATTTGAAGGCTTTGAGTTCGGAAGACACGAGCGACGACACTAAAATATGTTTCCCTGCTGAAGTTTACTACGAAATCTTTAGCGATCCGACAATGCGCGCTCATTTGAGTGTAATCGAGCGCGCACAGAGGATGGTCGAAAATCCAGAGCATGATGCGGTCAATTTTGAAACGGAAAAAAGGAGTATTGCAACTCTTgctaaaaatgatgatttacCAGCTTCTATACAAGATCGTTATCAAGGggaagatgatgatgaaaaaCGCAGTCAATCaag tatGAGTCCtgatgaaatattaaaaatgtatgttGGACATACACCTGAAGAATTAGGAAAAAGCGCAGAAGacataataaatgaatatacaTTACCAAATGGTGAAATAGACGTCGAATCATTGTCACGTGATTTCCACAGTACTAAACGTAACGTCGCAGCATTGGCTCGTGATTACGCACTACCGTCAGGACGAAGAAACAGCGCATCTGCAGATTCCCAACAGTCATCATTACACGGCGATAAACGTAACATCGCAATGCTCGCACGGGACAGATTACTCCCAAAAGGTTATAAACGTAACATCGGCTCTCTCGGACGGGTGTACATCGTACCTTCTTATCAAGGCAAACGTAACATCGCAACCCTTGCTCGGGACTCAATGTTACCTATGGGCAAACGTTACCTCGGCGCTCTTGTTAAATCTGGCGGGTATCCTTACATCTACAACAAAAGAAATATCGCTTCATTAGCAAGAAACGGACTTTACAATTACGTTAAACGTAACATTGGAACTTTAGCTCGCGATTGGAACTTACCGCAATCACGACACAGTCGCTCCTTAAATGAGAAGGAGTTGGGTGCAGCACGCATTGATTTAGATAATTTACAGCGAATTGATTCGACAAAACACAATGACGATCATCATGCTCGTAATCAtgattttgatttaaacaaaTTGAGTAAAGGATTCAAgttaaataagaataaaaacaacaacaaaagtATTTTGGAAGGTGAATTAGTTGatgctaaaaataaatcacgtAGTAAGAGACAAATTGATTATTCAGAAGAATATCCATTACCTGTAATGCAAAACGCCAATGTATTAGATTATGACGATTTTATGGAAGCACTTATTGCTGACTATCCAATTGCCGAAAAAAGATTTATgg gCAGGATTCCCCAGATGGGCCCACGTCCCACGACACCCCCAACCCGCCGACTAGGTCGTTAG
- the LOC130668246 gene encoding neuropeptide-like 1 isoform X1, whose protein sequence is MPSSRHFTSLLLILFAIIVDQLQLPLVTCQEEEDMQCLPRKTFLAFLRLPEVSSNLAAYSRSARIIQDARNDFMHLKALSSEDTSDDTKICFPAEVYYEIFSDPTMRAHLSVIERAQRMVENPEHDAVNFETEKRSIATLAKNDDLPASIQDRYQGEDDDEKRSQSSMSPDEILKMYVGHTPEELGKSAEDIINEYTLPNGEIDVESLSRDFHSTKRNVAALARDYALPSGRRNSASADSQQSSLHGDKRNIAMLARDRLLPKGYKRNIGSLGRVYIVPSYQGKRNIATLARDSMLPMGKRYLGALVKSGGYPYIYNKRNIASLARNGLYNYVKRNIGTLARDWNLPQSRHSRSLNEKELGAARIDLDNLQRIDSTKHNDDHHARNHDFDLNKLSKGFKLNKNKNNNKSILEGELVDAKNKSRSKRQIDYSEEYPLPVMQNANVLDYDDFMEALIADYPIAEKRFMGAGTATSERHENGDVNDDGTDDDKAIKQTLMGYQDVYQPSKRHIGALARLGWLPSFRAARFSRSPRYLVGRQDSPDGPTSHDTPNPPTRSLDTWRRPRTRYMHHQNLHGNCRNGYRRHLSSSPIDDNYLNYVLYRASINNI, encoded by the exons ATGCCGAGTAGTAGACACTTTACTAGTTTATTACTTATTCTTTTTGCTATTATTGTTGATCAACTGCAATTACCTTTg gtAACATGTCAAGAAGAGGAAGACATGCAATGTTTGCCACGCAAAACGTTTCTAGCGTTTCTTCGGTTGCCGGAAGTTAGTTCAAATTTAGCAGCATATTCAAGATCCGCGCGTATAATACAAGACGCGCGGAATGACTTTATGCATTTGAAGGCTTTGAGTTCGGAAGACACGAGCGACGACACTAAAATATGTTTCCCTGCTGAAGTTTACTACGAAATCTTTAGCGATCCGACAATGCGCGCTCATTTGAGTGTAATCGAGCGCGCACAGAGGATGGTCGAAAATCCAGAGCATGATGCGGTCAATTTTGAAACGGAAAAAAGGAGTATTGCAACTCTTgctaaaaatgatgatttacCAGCTTCTATACAAGATCGTTATCAAGGggaagatgatgatgaaaaaCGCAGTCAATCaag tatGAGTCCtgatgaaatattaaaaatgtatgttGGACATACACCTGAAGAATTAGGAAAAAGCGCAGAAGacataataaatgaatatacaTTACCAAATGGTGAAATAGACGTCGAATCATTGTCACGTGATTTCCACAGTACTAAACGTAACGTCGCAGCATTGGCTCGTGATTACGCACTACCGTCAGGACGAAGAAACAGCGCATCTGCAGATTCCCAACAGTCATCATTACACGGCGATAAACGTAACATCGCAATGCTCGCACGGGACAGATTACTCCCAAAAGGTTATAAACGTAACATCGGCTCTCTCGGACGGGTGTACATCGTACCTTCTTATCAAGGCAAACGTAACATCGCAACCCTTGCTCGGGACTCAATGTTACCTATGGGCAAACGTTACCTCGGCGCTCTTGTTAAATCTGGCGGGTATCCTTACATCTACAACAAAAGAAATATCGCTTCATTAGCAAGAAACGGACTTTACAATTACGTTAAACGTAACATTGGAACTTTAGCTCGCGATTGGAACTTACCGCAATCACGACACAGTCGCTCCTTAAATGAGAAGGAGTTGGGTGCAGCACGCATTGATTTAGATAATTTACAGCGAATTGATTCGACAAAACACAATGACGATCATCATGCTCGTAATCAtgattttgatttaaacaaaTTGAGTAAAGGATTCAAgttaaataagaataaaaacaacaacaaaagtATTTTGGAAGGTGAATTAGTTGatgctaaaaataaatcacgtAGTAAGAGACAAATTGATTATTCAGAAGAATATCCATTACCTGTAATGCAAAACGCCAATGTATTAGATTATGACGATTTTATGGAAGCACTTATTGCTGACTATCCAATTGCCGAAAAAAGATTTATgg GAGCAGGTACTGCGACTTCAGAGCGGCACGAAAATGGTGACGTCAATGACGACGGGACAGACGACGATAAAGCAATAAAGCAGACGTTGATGGGTTATCAGGACGTGTATCAACCAAGTAAGAGACATATCGGCGCTCTGGCACGTCTCGGTTGGCTACCATCCTTCAGGGCAGCACGATTTTCGCGCTCTCCGCGATATCTGGTCGGCAG gCAGGATTCCCCAGATGGGCCCACGTCCCACGACACCCCCAACCCGCCGACTAGGTCGTTAGACACGTGGAGAAGACCGAGAACCCGCTACATGCATCACCAAAATCTACATGGTAATTGTCGAAATGGTTACAGAAGACACTTATCATCATCACCTATCgatgacaattatttaaattatgtacTTTACCGCGCttccataaataatatttag